A genomic segment from Vicia villosa cultivar HV-30 ecotype Madison, WI unplaced genomic scaffold, Vvil1.0 ctg.001367F_1_1, whole genome shotgun sequence encodes:
- the LOC131634837 gene encoding probable E3 ubiquitin-protein ligase WAVH2 — protein sequence MREGGGGRRGTSKLREVARKVAVAAVYACGSFSRRKSLVDPVSIDTSCALSATISNSSYVSPSTTKYSSGEIIEESDSTITTNINNNELHNKGLCAICLDPLSYHNKGSSPGQAIFTAQCSHAFHFACISSNVRHGSVTCPICRAHWTQLPRNLNNTLSGSFASSNQSDPILRILDDSIATFRVHRRSVLRTARYDDDDPVEPNESPDTPKLCFSLEPIPPNAAISFHPALQVSNHASCPCSSSSMLHSSPMQTPYITCPSSNRAYLSVKLAHERATDLVLVASPNGPHLRLLKQAMALVVFSLRHIDRLAIVTYSSAAARVFPLRRMTTYGKRTALQVIDRLFYMGQADPVEGLKKGIKILEDRLHKNPESCILHLSDNPTRPYHAISMELPSTPIHRFHVGFGFGTSSGFVMQEFEEFLAKILGGIVREIQLRICGAGEESGNGRVIRIGEIRGGEERRIVLDLGDCSHVYVEYSYIEGEIDECVRRTGESVVGVGDEHKGEGEDDDGEENESERYMNTTNTGGRNSSVECWDFHDPYMARRWAKYLHGYRL from the exons ATGAGGGAaggaggaggaggaagaagaggaacatcAAAGCTTAGAGAAGTAGCAAGGAAAGTTGCAGTTGCTGCAGTCTATGCATGTGGTTCATTCTCCAGAAGAAAATCATTGGTGGATCCAGTTTCCATTGACACTTCTTGTGCTTTATCTGCTACT ATCTCAAATTCCTCATATGTGTCCCCATCTACAACAAAATATTCCTCAGGAGAGATAATTGAAGAAAGTGATTCAACTATAAccacaaacatcaacaacaatgAGCTTCATAACAAG GGTTTGTGTGCTATATGCTTAGATCCTCTGAGTTACCACAACAAGGGAAGCAGTCCAGGCCAAGCTATATTCACAGCTCAGTGTTCTCATGCATTCCATTTTGCCTGCATCTCTTCCAATGTCCGCCATGGTAGTGTCACTTGTCCCATTTGCCGCGCGCATTGGACACAGCTCCCTCGCAACCTTAACAACACTCTTTCTGGTTCCTTTGCTTCTAGTAACCAAAGTGATCCTATTCTGAGAATTCTTGATGATTCTATTGCCACCTTCCGTGTTCATCGCCGTTCTGTCCTGCGTACTGCTCGCTATGATGACGATGATCCTGTTGAGCCTAATGAATCACCTGATACTCCTAAATTGTGTTTCTCTCTAGAACCTATTCCACCAAATGCAGCAATTAGTTTCCATCCTGCTTTACAAGTGAGCAATCATGCCTCATGTCCTTGCAGCTCCTCATCAATGTTACATTCTTCACCCATGCAAACACCTTATATCACATGTCCCTCGTCTAATAGAGCTTATCTTTCGGTAAAACTAGCCCACGAACGAGCAACCGACTTGGTCTTAGTTGCTAGTCCCAATGGACCACACCTAAGGCTTCTCAAACAAGCAATGGCTCTAGTGGTTTTCTCCCTCAGACACATCGACCGACTAGCCATTGTCACATACTCCTCAGCCGCAGCTCGTGTCTTCCCCTTAAGACGCATGACGACCTACGGAAAACGCACAGCCCTTCAAGTTATCGACCGTTTGTTTTACATGGGCCAAGCCGATCCAGTCGAAGGGTTGAAAAAAGGAATTAAGATACTAGAAGACCGATTACACAAGAACCCCGAGTCCTGTATCCTCCACTTATCTGATAATCCTACAAGACCATACCACGCAATCAGCATGGAACTTCCATCCACGCCAATTCATCGATTTCATGTAGGATTCGGCTTCGGCACTTCAAGTGGATTTGTCATGCAAGAGTTTGAGGAGTTTCTGGCAAAGATATTAGGAGGCATTGTTAGGGAAATCCAACTAAGAATCTGCGGAGCCGGCGAGGAAAGCGGAAATGGACGAGTGATAAGAATCGGAGAGATAAGAGGTGGAGAAGAGAGAAGAATTGTATTAGACTTAGGTGATTGTAGTCATGTGTATGTAGAATATAGCTACATTGAAGGTGAAATTGATGAGTGTGTTAGAAGAACAGGAGAAAGTGTTGTAGGTGTTGGAGATGAACATAAAGGtgaaggtgaagatgatgatggtgaaGAGAATGAGAGTGAAAGATATATGAACACTACAAACACAGGTGGTAGGAATAGTAGTGTTGAATGTTGGGATTTTCATGATCCTTATATGGCTAGAAGATGGGCTAAGTATTTGCATGGTTATAGACTTTGA